Proteins from one Anaerobranca californiensis DSM 14826 genomic window:
- a CDS encoding DDE-type integrase/transposase/recombinase, giving the protein LRDGWTYLASILDLHTQKIVGYSYSKTMDTSLVLNALNNAITSQKPDKGLIIHQDRGSQYTSKEYRQAVESKGFKLSYSAKGCPYDNACIEIFMQY; this is encoded by the coding sequence TTGAGAGATGGATGGACATATCTAGCATCGATCTTAGATTTGCATACCCAAAAGATAGTAGGATATAGTTATTCAAAAACTATGGATACCTCACTAGTATTAAATGCATTAAACAATGCCATAACATCTCAAAAACCAGACAAAGGATTAATTATCCACCAAGACAGGGGCTCACAATATACATCAAAGGAATATCGCCAAGCAGTAGAATCCAAAGGATTTAAGTTATCATACAGTGCTAAAGGCTGTCCCTATGATAATGCTTGTATAGAGATTTTCATGCAATACTGA